A region of Mesorhizobium sp. M3A.F.Ca.ET.080.04.2.1 DNA encodes the following proteins:
- a CDS encoding FGGY-family carbohydrate kinase, with the protein MTALVVGIDVGTSGVRAVAMDASFAIHGQAGVALADFGTDWRDPATWWRAVEAALTALFARVDAGQVRALAVDGTSGTMLPVDGAGEPLSGALMYSDKVEDAAILSAIAAEAPPESAAHGVTSGLAKLLLFQSRLKPARVLHQADWIAGRLTRRVAVSDENNALKTGYDPVRRRWPDWMGRTGADMALLPQVLPPGTAIAAISAESAKRFGLAGDAVVVAGTTDGCASFLATGAARVGDAVTALGSSLTLKVMCETPLFAPQFGIYSHRIGDAWLAGGASNTGGKVLAHFFPVERIVELSGSMKPDRPTGLDYYPLIGPGERFPIADAGLAPRLEPRPADDAHFLQAMLEGIAAIEARGYRQLADLGGPELRSVRSVGGGARNPAWTAIRVKKLGVPFLDALCEEAAAGTARLALQGARQAGLI; encoded by the coding sequence ATGACCGCGCTCGTCGTCGGCATCGACGTCGGCACCTCGGGCGTGCGCGCTGTCGCCATGGACGCGAGCTTTGCGATCCATGGCCAGGCTGGCGTCGCGCTCGCCGATTTCGGGACCGATTGGCGGGACCCGGCGACATGGTGGCGAGCGGTCGAGGCGGCCCTCACAGCGCTGTTTGCTCGGGTCGATGCCGGCCAGGTTCGCGCGCTTGCTGTCGACGGCACCTCCGGCACCATGCTGCCGGTCGACGGCGCCGGCGAGCCGCTGAGCGGGGCATTGATGTATTCCGATAAGGTCGAGGACGCCGCCATTCTCTCGGCGATCGCTGCCGAGGCGCCGCCGGAAAGCGCGGCGCATGGCGTCACCTCCGGCCTTGCCAAGCTGCTGCTGTTCCAAAGTAGATTGAAGCCGGCCCGGGTTCTCCACCAGGCCGACTGGATCGCCGGCCGTCTCACCCGACGCGTCGCCGTTAGCGACGAGAACAATGCGCTTAAGACCGGCTATGACCCGGTTCGGCGCCGCTGGCCCGATTGGATGGGCAGGACCGGCGCCGACATGGCCTTGCTGCCGCAGGTCCTTCCGCCGGGGACGGCGATCGCAGCGATCAGCGCCGAGAGCGCGAAACGCTTCGGGCTGGCCGGCGATGCGGTGGTGGTCGCCGGCACTACCGACGGCTGCGCCTCCTTTCTTGCCACCGGAGCCGCCCGCGTCGGCGACGCCGTCACCGCGCTCGGCTCCTCTCTGACGCTCAAGGTAATGTGCGAGACACCCCTGTTTGCGCCTCAGTTCGGCATCTACAGCCACCGCATCGGCGACGCCTGGCTGGCCGGCGGCGCGTCGAACACCGGCGGCAAGGTGCTGGCGCATTTCTTTCCCGTCGAGCGCATCGTCGAACTCTCCGGGTCGATGAAGCCGGACCGGCCGACCGGCCTCGATTATTATCCCTTGATTGGCCCCGGCGAACGCTTTCCGATCGCCGATGCCGGCCTCGCGCCGCGCCTCGAACCGCGCCCGGCGGATGACGCGCATTTCCTGCAGGCGATGTTGGAGGGCATTGCCGCCATCGAAGCACGGGGCTACCGCCAGCTTGCCGATCTCGGCGGGCCGGAGCTGCGATCCGTTCGCAGTGTCGGCGGCGGCGCGCGCAACCCGGCGTGGACGGCAATCCGCGTGAAGAAGCTGGGCGTGCCCTTTCTCGATGCGCTTTGCGAGGAAGCGGCGGCCGGAACGGCAAGGCTGGCACTTCAGGGCGCACGCCAGGCGGGGCTTATATGA
- a CDS encoding class II aldolase/adducin family protein, which translates to MWIKASGTWLMNAAASDIMVPVELAPLLEAVARRSPAAEKADQFTPADLNPHRLRPSIETTVHALLPQNIVVHVHCVETIAAAVQANAEALLAERLRGLDWAFVPYRRPGLPLAQGIAERLGPRTDVLVLGNHGLVVAGETVAEASLLLRRVSGLLARPSRAAPAPDVDALLRLAMGSDYRLPRAVEAHAAATDLVSCRIAASGSLYPDHVIFLGIGSVIAGPKENAAAVAARMSASGQPSPVSILFPGKGVLMRRDADAGAEAMARCLADVAARIDPAAHVNYLSPQENAELLNWDAEKYRQELNRRSGASLQ; encoded by the coding sequence TTGTGGATCAAGGCGTCCGGCACCTGGCTGATGAATGCGGCGGCCAGCGATATCATGGTGCCTGTGGAATTGGCGCCCCTGCTCGAGGCGGTGGCGCGACGCAGCCCGGCGGCGGAGAAAGCCGACCAGTTCACGCCGGCCGATCTCAACCCGCACCGGCTGCGGCCTTCCATCGAAACCACCGTGCATGCGCTGCTGCCGCAGAACATCGTCGTCCACGTCCATTGTGTCGAGACCATCGCCGCTGCGGTTCAGGCCAACGCCGAAGCGCTGCTTGCCGAACGCCTGCGCGGTCTCGACTGGGCTTTCGTGCCCTATCGCCGGCCGGGCCTGCCGCTGGCGCAGGGCATCGCCGAGCGGCTGGGGCCGCGCACCGACGTGCTGGTGCTCGGCAATCACGGGCTCGTCGTTGCCGGCGAAACCGTCGCCGAGGCGAGCCTGCTGCTGCGGCGCGTCAGCGGCCTGCTGGCCCGCCCGTCGCGTGCCGCTCCGGCGCCCGATGTCGACGCGTTGCTGCGACTGGCCATGGGCAGCGACTACCGCCTTCCGCGTGCCGTCGAGGCTCACGCGGCGGCGACCGACCTCGTCAGTTGCCGGATCGCGGCGTCCGGCAGCCTCTATCCCGACCACGTCATCTTCCTGGGTATCGGATCAGTGATCGCTGGCCCGAAAGAGAACGCGGCCGCTGTCGCCGCGAGGATGAGCGCGTCCGGCCAGCCATCTCCCGTATCGATCCTGTTTCCCGGCAAGGGCGTCCTGATGCGGCGTGACGCCGATGCCGGCGCCGAGGCGATGGCGCGCTGCCTGGCCGATGTCGCCGCGCGCATCGATCCGGCGGCGCACGTCAACTATCTCAGCCCGCAGGAGAATGCCGAGCTGCTGAACTGGGACGCGGAGAAATATCGCCAGGAGTTGAACCGGCGCAGCGGGGCATCGCTGCAATGA
- a CDS encoding glycerol-3-phosphate dehydrogenase — MTGGSEIVDLFIIGGGVNGAGIARDAAGRGLSVILCEKDDLAEGTSSRSGKLVHGGLRYLEYYEFRLVREALIEREVLLESAPHIIWPMRFVLPHSPDDRPAWLVRLGLFLYDHLGGRKRLPATRTLDLRKAPEGAPIKDAFKRGFEYSDCWVDDARLVILNALDAAERGARVFTRTVCTAARRENGLWVVEMRDGSTGVKTMVRARALINAAGPWVNDVVNRVAGQNSKRNVRLVKGSHIVVPKFWEGRQAYLVQNDDKRVIFINPYQNDLALIGTTDIPYEGRPEDVKADGSEIDYLIKVVNRYFKRGLSRGDLVHSFSGVRPLYDDNADNPSAVTRDYIFELDAPEGHAPLLSIFGGKITTFRKLAEHALDRIRPFFPNMGKAWTSDAHLPGGDIANADFEQFLGDLGRDYPWMPASLLKHYGRLYGTRTRALVGAASSVADLGRQFGRDFFEREAAYLLEHEWASTAADILDRRTKHGLHLSPPERAAFEDWCANRLAKAG, encoded by the coding sequence ATGACCGGCGGCAGCGAGATCGTCGACCTCTTCATCATCGGCGGCGGCGTCAACGGCGCCGGCATCGCCCGCGATGCGGCTGGCCGCGGCCTGTCCGTCATCCTGTGCGAGAAGGACGATCTTGCCGAAGGCACCAGTTCCCGCTCCGGAAAGCTGGTCCATGGCGGCCTGCGTTATCTCGAATATTACGAGTTCCGCCTGGTCCGCGAGGCGCTGATCGAGCGCGAGGTGCTGCTCGAATCCGCCCCGCACATCATCTGGCCGATGCGCTTCGTGCTGCCGCACAGTCCCGACGATCGGCCGGCCTGGCTGGTGCGGCTCGGCCTGTTCCTCTACGACCATCTCGGCGGCCGCAAGCGGCTGCCCGCCACGCGCACGCTCGACCTTCGCAAGGCGCCGGAGGGCGCGCCGATCAAGGATGCCTTCAAGCGGGGCTTCGAATATTCGGATTGCTGGGTCGACGACGCCAGGCTGGTGATCCTCAACGCGCTCGACGCAGCCGAACGCGGGGCGAGGGTCTTCACCCGCACTGTCTGCACCGCCGCCCGCCGCGAGAACGGCCTGTGGGTCGTCGAGATGCGCGACGGGAGCACCGGCGTGAAGACGATGGTGCGGGCGCGGGCGCTGATCAATGCGGCCGGCCCTTGGGTCAACGACGTCGTCAACCGTGTCGCCGGTCAGAACTCCAAGCGCAATGTTCGCCTGGTCAAGGGCAGCCACATCGTCGTGCCGAAATTCTGGGAAGGGCGGCAGGCCTATCTCGTCCAGAACGACGACAAGCGGGTGATCTTCATCAATCCCTACCAGAACGATCTGGCGCTGATCGGCACCACCGACATTCCCTACGAAGGGCGGCCCGAGGACGTCAAAGCGGACGGCAGCGAGATCGACTACCTGATCAAGGTCGTCAACCGCTACTTCAAACGTGGGCTTTCGCGCGGCGACCTCGTTCACTCCTTCTCCGGCGTTCGGCCGCTCTATGACGACAATGCCGACAACCCAAGCGCAGTGACCCGCGACTACATCTTCGAACTCGACGCGCCGGAAGGCCATGCCCCGCTGCTGTCGATCTTCGGCGGCAAGATCACCACGTTTCGCAAGCTGGCCGAGCACGCGCTGGATCGCATCCGGCCCTTCTTCCCGAACATGGGCAAAGCCTGGACTTCCGATGCGCATCTCCCCGGCGGCGATATTGCCAACGCCGACTTCGAACAGTTCCTCGGCGATCTTGGCCGCGACTATCCGTGGATGCCGGCCTCCCTGCTCAAGCATTATGGCCGCCTCTACGGCACGCGCACCCGCGCCCTGGTCGGCGCCGCCAGCTCCGTCGCTGACCTCGGGCGACAGTTCGGCAGGGACTTCTTCGAACGCGAGGCCGCCTATTTGCTCGAACACGAATGGGCTTCGACCGCCGCCGACATTCTGGACCGCCGCACCAAGCACGGGCTGCATCTTTCGCCGCCGGAGCGTGCGGCCTTCGAGGACTGGTGCGCCAATCGATTGGCGAAGGCAGGCTGA
- a CDS encoding 2-hydroxyacid dehydrogenase — translation MHRKIAIIGDRFMLPDVFRSQIEKACGDSLDIRTLETAWPDQPMEFGNPALGLDKIKEYFGHPDEVVGFIGDAEILVTQLAPLSEGMMRRLPALKLVAVSRGGPINIDMAAARAHGIRVVNVPGRNASAVAEFTIGAILAETRLIRVGHEALRKGEWRGDLYRADRTGRELSEMTVGVVGYGNIGTKVVRLLRAFGCRILVCDPYVQLSAEDRNAGVELVALDDLLARSDVVTIHPRVTDETRGLINKQTIARMKPGAIFINTARGPLVDYDALYEALLSGQIASAMLETFAIEPVPADWPLLQLPNVTLTPHIAGASVRTVTYAAEQAAEEVRRFLAGLPPVNPC, via the coding sequence ATGCACAGAAAGATTGCGATCATCGGCGACCGTTTCATGCTCCCGGATGTGTTCCGGTCTCAGATCGAGAAGGCGTGCGGCGACAGCCTCGACATCCGCACCCTCGAAACCGCCTGGCCCGACCAACCGATGGAGTTCGGCAATCCGGCGCTCGGTCTCGACAAGATCAAGGAGTATTTCGGCCATCCGGACGAGGTGGTCGGCTTCATCGGCGATGCCGAGATCCTGGTCACCCAGCTTGCGCCACTGTCGGAAGGCATGATGCGGCGCCTGCCGGCACTGAAGCTAGTGGCGGTTTCGCGCGGCGGTCCGATCAATATCGACATGGCTGCCGCCCGGGCCCATGGCATCCGGGTCGTCAATGTCCCCGGCCGCAACGCCAGCGCCGTCGCCGAATTCACGATCGGCGCCATCCTGGCCGAAACGCGCCTGATCCGCGTCGGTCACGAGGCCCTGCGCAAGGGCGAGTGGCGCGGCGATCTCTACCGTGCCGACCGCACCGGCCGCGAGCTCAGCGAAATGACCGTCGGCGTCGTTGGCTATGGCAATATCGGCACCAAGGTGGTGCGCCTGCTGCGCGCCTTCGGTTGCCGAATCCTGGTCTGCGATCCCTATGTGCAATTGAGCGCGGAAGACCGCAACGCGGGGGTGGAATTGGTCGCGCTGGACGACCTCCTTGCCCGTTCCGATGTGGTGACGATCCATCCCCGGGTGACCGATGAGACGAGGGGCCTGATCAACAAGCAAACAATTGCCAGGATGAAGCCCGGCGCGATCTTCATCAACACGGCGCGGGGGCCGCTGGTCGATTACGACGCGCTCTACGAAGCGTTGCTTTCCGGCCAGATCGCCAGCGCCATGCTGGAGACCTTCGCCATCGAGCCGGTGCCGGCCGACTGGCCGTTGCTGCAGCTGCCGAACGTGACGCTCACTCCGCACATCGCGGGCGCTTCGGTACGCACCGTCACCTATGCGGCCGAGCAGGCGGCCGAAGAGGTGCGCCGCTTCCTTGCCGGCCTGCCGCCGGTCAATCCCTGCTGA
- a CDS encoding FGGY-family carbohydrate kinase, translating to MRDVLIGIDAGTSVIKSVAFDTAGRQIAAAALPNRYETLPGGGAEQDLARTWTDTATTLRQMAEKVPNLAERVIAISVTGQGDGTWLIDKRGEPVAKGWLWLDARAASIVDEIRARPEDRLRFERTGSGLAACQQGSQFVFMKRNMPGVLGQAATAFHCKDWLYFRLTGERATDPSESTFTFGDFRTREYDDDVLEVLGLADLRHLLPPIVDGTRQSASLSQEAAEATGLTAGTPVVLAYVDVVCTALGAGLFDRQRKPGCSIIGSTGMHMRLAETPAEVLLNEAKTGYTMTMPAPGVFAQMQSNMAATLNIDWVLGLASGILASQGITRSNGEMIALVEQWIASSQPASLIYQPYVSEAGERGPFVDANARAGFVGISSRHGYADMVRAVFEGLAFAARDCYAAMGPLPREVRLTGGAARSPALRRILGAAVGADIRISAREEAGAAGAAMIAAVCVGLYPSMDDCVGEWVTPLLGQAEPSDRELAAIYEAMAPSYAMAHEALRPVWRSMAASKVN from the coding sequence ATGCGGGATGTGCTGATCGGCATCGACGCCGGCACGTCTGTCATCAAGTCCGTCGCTTTCGATACGGCGGGCCGCCAGATCGCGGCCGCGGCGCTTCCGAACCGATACGAAACCTTGCCGGGCGGCGGCGCCGAGCAGGATCTGGCGCGCACATGGACCGATACAGCCACCACCTTGCGCCAGATGGCTGAGAAGGTGCCCAACCTCGCCGAGCGCGTCATCGCCATTTCGGTGACAGGGCAGGGCGACGGCACATGGCTGATCGACAAGCGGGGCGAACCGGTTGCAAAAGGCTGGCTATGGCTCGACGCGCGTGCGGCCAGCATCGTCGACGAGATCCGCGCCAGGCCCGAAGACCGGCTGCGCTTCGAGAGGACCGGCAGCGGCCTCGCTGCCTGTCAGCAGGGCTCGCAGTTCGTGTTCATGAAACGCAACATGCCGGGCGTGCTCGGCCAGGCGGCGACTGCGTTCCACTGCAAGGACTGGCTCTATTTTCGCCTGACCGGCGAGCGCGCCACTGATCCTTCCGAAAGCACCTTCACCTTCGGCGATTTTCGCACCCGCGAGTATGACGATGACGTGCTCGAGGTGCTGGGCTTGGCAGACCTCAGGCATCTGCTGCCGCCGATCGTCGACGGCACCAGGCAGAGCGCCAGTCTTTCGCAGGAGGCTGCCGAAGCGACGGGGCTCACTGCCGGCACGCCGGTCGTGCTCGCCTATGTCGACGTCGTCTGCACGGCGCTCGGCGCCGGCCTGTTCGACCGCCAGCGCAAGCCGGGCTGCTCGATCATCGGTTCCACCGGCATGCATATGCGGCTGGCCGAGACGCCGGCCGAGGTGCTGCTCAACGAAGCCAAGACCGGCTACACGATGACCATGCCGGCGCCCGGCGTCTTCGCCCAGATGCAGTCGAACATGGCGGCGACCCTCAACATCGATTGGGTGCTCGGCCTCGCCTCCGGCATCCTTGCCTCGCAAGGCATCACGCGCTCGAACGGCGAGATGATCGCGCTGGTCGAACAATGGATCGCCTCGTCACAGCCGGCATCGCTGATCTATCAGCCCTATGTCTCGGAGGCCGGCGAGCGGGGGCCGTTTGTCGACGCCAATGCCAGGGCCGGCTTCGTCGGCATTTCTTCGCGGCACGGCTATGCCGACATGGTGCGCGCGGTCTTCGAGGGCCTCGCCTTCGCGGCGCGCGATTGCTACGCCGCCATGGGTCCGCTACCGCGGGAGGTCCGGCTTACCGGCGGCGCGGCCCGCAGCCCGGCGCTGCGCCGGATTCTGGGCGCTGCCGTGGGCGCCGACATTCGCATCAGCGCGCGCGAGGAGGCGGGGGCGGCTGGCGCGGCGATGATCGCCGCGGTCTGCGTCGGCCTCTATCCGTCGATGGACGACTGCGTCGGCGAATGGGTGACACCGCTGCTTGGCCAGGCCGAGCCCAGCGACCGGGAGCTCGCCGCCATATACGAAGCCATGGCTCCCTCCTACGCAATGGCACATGAGGCGCTGCGTCCGGTCTGGCGGTCGATGGCCGCATCGAAAGTGAATTGA
- a CDS encoding ABC transporter ATP-binding protein yields the protein MSTSALSISGVDKFYGPIDRGVHAVKNLTIEIAKGEIVALLGSSGCGKTSTLRMIAGFEEVSRGEISVAGRKVHMLAPVRRNVAMAFEGYSLYPPLTVRENMAFALKASRLHKGDVEAKVANIAKLLEIEDILDRYPSSISGGQQQRASLGRALIRNADLHLLDEPMGQLEPQLRAVLRGRIKHFIKERGLTAILVTHDQTEANALADRIAVMEGGVLQQFDTPQRIKERPANLFTGTFVGEPPMNVFEAFVGSAAGKVNLRLPDGLSLDYDQDAFSAPVRDLLLSRERVVIGVRPYAVRRSKDGVPATVSANQWLGDQTHIAADFAGGSLVLVEHDRTRLELGEPIKVSIDPANLHVFDQASGNAIAHGMELA from the coding sequence ATGAGCACCAGTGCCCTCAGCATTTCCGGTGTCGACAAGTTCTATGGCCCGATCGATCGCGGCGTGCATGCGGTGAAGAACCTGACGATCGAGATCGCCAAGGGCGAGATCGTGGCGCTGCTGGGCTCCTCGGGCTGTGGCAAGACTTCGACTTTGCGCATGATCGCCGGCTTCGAGGAGGTCTCGCGCGGCGAGATTTCGGTGGCCGGCCGCAAGGTGCACATGCTGGCGCCGGTGAGGCGCAATGTGGCGATGGCCTTCGAGGGCTATTCGCTCTATCCGCCGCTCACCGTGCGCGAGAACATGGCCTTCGCCCTGAAGGCCTCCAGGCTGCACAAGGGCGACGTCGAAGCCAAGGTCGCCAACATCGCCAAGCTGCTCGAGATCGAGGACATTCTCGACCGCTATCCAAGCTCCATCTCGGGCGGCCAGCAGCAACGCGCCAGCCTCGGCAGGGCGTTGATCCGCAATGCCGATCTGCATCTCCTCGACGAACCGATGGGCCAGCTCGAGCCGCAGCTGCGCGCCGTCCTGCGTGGCCGCATCAAGCATTTCATCAAGGAGCGCGGCCTGACCGCGATCCTGGTCACCCACGACCAGACCGAGGCCAACGCTCTGGCCGATCGCATCGCGGTGATGGAGGGTGGCGTGCTGCAGCAGTTCGACACGCCACAAAGGATCAAGGAACGGCCGGCGAACCTGTTCACCGGCACCTTTGTCGGCGAGCCGCCGATGAATGTATTCGAAGCATTTGTCGGAAGCGCCGCCGGCAAGGTCAATCTGCGGCTCCCCGACGGCCTCTCGCTCGACTACGACCAGGATGCCTTCAGCGCGCCGGTGCGCGACCTGCTTCTGAGCCGGGAACGAGTCGTCATCGGAGTCAGGCCCTATGCGGTCCGCCGTTCCAAGGACGGCGTTCCGGCCACCGTCTCTGCCAATCAATGGTTGGGCGACCAGACGCACATCGCGGCCGATTTCGCCGGCGGCTCGCTGGTTCTGGTGGAGCATGACCGCACGCGCCTGGAACTGGGCGAGCCGATCAAGGTCAGCATCGACCCGGCCAATCTGCACGTTTTCGACCAGGCGAGCGGCAACGCCATTGCGCACGGCATGGAGCTCGCCTGA
- a CDS encoding ABC transporter ATP-binding protein, which yields MASLELKNIVKRYKSQTVLDNLSLTVADGETLVLFGPSGAGKTVLLRLVAGVVDPDEGKILIGGEDMTDVDAEFRGVGMAFQNFALFPHMSAFGNIATPLEAKRTSESSIKTGVESVAKLLKIGHVLSHKPRALSNGQKQRTALARALVGSPPLLLLDDPLRNVDAKLRFEMRLELPRLLADRGATVIYVTQDYKEAMALGDRIAVMSQGVVMQLGTPEQIYREPANIEIARLFGDPTINLLDVKPQRDGKGIYIGLSNVQVHLAGAPEAAIGRDCIIGLRPEALHFAGEREPGAIPVTVEAETPLNEKIVTLVRTVRGREILVSRPAGTPGHSGGKTHIAVDAKSALLFDHANGERIGSKNVVNLRNGEAA from the coding sequence ATGGCCAGCCTCGAGCTCAAAAATATCGTCAAGCGCTACAAGAGCCAGACGGTCCTCGACAACCTGTCACTGACCGTGGCCGATGGCGAGACGCTGGTCCTGTTCGGACCCTCCGGCGCCGGCAAGACCGTGCTTCTGCGCCTTGTCGCCGGCGTTGTCGACCCGGACGAGGGCAAGATCCTCATCGGCGGCGAGGACATGACCGATGTCGATGCCGAATTCCGCGGCGTCGGCATGGCCTTTCAGAACTTCGCGCTGTTTCCCCATATGAGCGCCTTCGGGAACATCGCCACGCCGCTCGAGGCCAAGCGCACGTCCGAAAGCTCCATCAAAACCGGTGTTGAAAGCGTCGCCAAGCTGCTGAAGATCGGCCATGTGCTCTCCCACAAGCCGCGCGCGCTGTCCAACGGGCAGAAACAGCGGACCGCGCTTGCCCGTGCGCTGGTCGGCTCGCCGCCGCTGCTCCTGCTCGACGATCCGCTGCGCAACGTCGATGCCAAGCTGCGTTTCGAGATGCGCCTGGAGCTGCCGCGGCTGCTCGCCGACCGCGGCGCGACCGTCATCTACGTTACCCAGGACTACAAGGAGGCGATGGCGCTCGGCGACCGCATTGCCGTCATGTCGCAAGGCGTGGTCATGCAGCTCGGCACGCCCGAGCAGATCTACCGCGAGCCTGCCAATATCGAGATCGCACGGCTGTTCGGCGATCCGACCATCAATCTGCTCGACGTCAAGCCGCAGCGCGATGGCAAGGGCATCTATATCGGGCTGTCGAATGTGCAGGTGCATCTGGCGGGCGCGCCCGAGGCGGCGATCGGTCGTGACTGCATCATCGGCCTGCGGCCCGAGGCGCTGCATTTCGCTGGCGAGCGCGAACCGGGCGCCATTCCGGTAACGGTCGAGGCCGAGACGCCGCTCAATGAGAAGATCGTCACGCTGGTTCGCACCGTGCGCGGCCGCGAAATCCTCGTCTCGCGGCCGGCCGGCACACCGGGGCACAGCGGCGGCAAGACCCATATCGCCGTCGATGCCAAGAGCGCGCTGCTCTTCGACCACGCGAACGGCGAGCGCATCGGCTCGAAGAACGTCGTCAATCTGCGCAACGGAGAAGCGGCATGA
- a CDS encoding carbohydrate ABC transporter permease, whose product MEHTSLLERVLRGAALTLVVVFFMFPIAWIFMMSFQTNETILRIPPQLVFEPTLANYTALITGKLVTAAGTLDIAFMRNLWNSVFLSVTSVALSLLLGVPAAYAFARHKFRGSEDIAFTLLSFRFAPALLVLLPLTLYFQKLGLANTYIGLIWVYQLICLPLILWIVRGYFEDIPADIEYAYRIAGHSWFATFRKIALPLAGPGIAAAGLLAFIFAWNNFVFALVLASADKQPVTVGALAFITSSGIQYGQISAAIVLSITPTLALALYAQRYLVEGLSLGAVKG is encoded by the coding sequence ATGGAACACACCTCGCTTCTCGAACGTGTCCTGCGCGGCGCAGCACTAACCCTGGTCGTGGTCTTCTTCATGTTTCCGATCGCCTGGATCTTCATGATGTCGTTCCAGACCAACGAGACGATTCTGCGCATCCCGCCGCAGCTGGTCTTCGAGCCGACGCTCGCCAACTACACGGCGCTGATCACCGGCAAGCTGGTCACCGCCGCCGGCACGCTCGACATCGCCTTCATGCGCAACCTGTGGAACTCGGTGTTCCTGTCGGTGACCTCTGTCGCGCTCTCATTGCTGCTCGGCGTGCCGGCTGCCTATGCGTTTGCCCGCCATAAGTTCCGCGGCTCTGAAGACATCGCCTTCACGCTGCTGTCGTTCCGCTTCGCGCCGGCGCTGTTGGTGCTTCTGCCTCTTACCCTCTATTTCCAGAAGCTGGGGCTGGCCAACACCTATATCGGGCTGATCTGGGTCTACCAGCTGATCTGCCTGCCGCTCATCCTGTGGATCGTGCGCGGCTATTTCGAGGACATCCCGGCCGACATCGAATACGCCTACCGCATCGCCGGCCATTCCTGGTTCGCCACCTTCCGCAAGATCGCGCTGCCGCTTGCCGGGCCAGGCATCGCGGCTGCCGGCCTGCTCGCCTTCATCTTTGCCTGGAACAATTTCGTCTTCGCGCTGGTGCTCGCCTCCGCCGACAAGCAGCCGGTGACGGTCGGCGCGCTCGCCTTCATCACCTCTTCGGGCATCCAGTACGGCCAGATCTCGGCGGCGATCGTCCTGTCGATCACGCCGACGCTGGCGCTGGCGCTCTATGCGCAACGCTATCTCGTCGAAGGTCTGTCGCTCGGTGCTGTGAAAGGGTAG
- a CDS encoding sugar ABC transporter permease: MTAATMHKTRPSGFRISKRVLPYLLSLPALLVCIGILIPFLTSVVYSFQRYRLSQPWARQFNWGDNYISFFTDPKFWNTLEISLLYAGITVGLELLLGLGIAMLLQKRTTLNNFISIMLLMPLMTAPALAALMWKLMTNPGFGVLSYLASLVGLQDFRWASSPSTALLTVVLVDIWVYTPFIMILLLAGLRSLPTQPFEAAALDGVPRSFVFFRITLPMLTPYILTATLFRLLDSIQQFDIIYAMTQGGPGDTLTVFQVEAYLNFFQSTNVGRSAALMIILWAITYFLSNIFIKNWLRLRERARGLS; encoded by the coding sequence ATGACCGCGGCCACCATGCACAAAACCAGGCCCTCCGGCTTCAGGATCAGCAAGAGGGTGTTGCCCTATCTCCTGAGCCTGCCGGCCTTGCTGGTCTGCATCGGCATCCTGATCCCGTTCCTGACTTCCGTAGTCTATTCCTTCCAGCGCTATCGGCTGAGCCAGCCCTGGGCGCGCCAGTTCAATTGGGGCGACAATTACATCTCCTTCTTCACCGATCCGAAATTCTGGAACACGCTGGAGATATCGCTGCTTTATGCCGGCATCACCGTCGGGCTGGAGCTGCTGCTCGGCCTCGGCATCGCCATGCTGCTGCAGAAGCGCACGACGCTGAACAATTTCATCTCGATCATGCTCTTGATGCCGCTGATGACGGCGCCGGCGCTCGCCGCGCTGATGTGGAAGCTGATGACCAATCCGGGCTTCGGCGTGCTGAGCTATCTCGCCAGCCTCGTCGGCCTGCAGGATTTCCGCTGGGCGTCCTCGCCCTCCACGGCGCTGCTCACCGTCGTGCTTGTCGACATCTGGGTCTACACCCCCTTCATCATGATCCTGCTGCTTGCCGGCCTGCGCAGCCTGCCGACGCAGCCTTTCGAGGCGGCGGCGCTCGACGGGGTGCCGAGGAGCTTCGTCTTCTTCCGCATCACCTTGCCGATGCTGACGCCTTACATCCTGACGGCGACGCTGTTCCGCCTGCTCGATTCCATCCAGCAGTTCGACATCATCTACGCCATGACCCAAGGCGGGCCCGGCGACACGCTGACCGTCTTCCAGGTCGAGGCCTATCTGAACTTCTTCCAGTCGACCAATGTCGGCCGCTCAGCGGCGCTGATGATCATCCTGTGGGCGATCACCTATTTCCTATCCAACATCTTCATCAAGAACTGGCTCAGGCTGCGCGAACGCGCGCGCGGCCTGTCATAG